A single window of Rhodothermales bacterium DNA harbors:
- a CDS encoding SAM-dependent methyltransferase, giving the protein MSRRTISVTDPIQDYILDMSLREHPALLQLREATARLDEANMQISPEQGQFMSLLVRLLGAKRALEVGVFTGYSALAVALSLPQDGILVACDVSEEWTSIGKKYWQDAGVDGRIDLRLGPAMETLEALVGSGAAGTFDFAFIDADKLNYDRYYELCLMLVRAGGLVVIDNVLWDGKVADAAVDDEETEAIRRLNRKIHADERVDHSLIPVADGLTLARKRNTAM; this is encoded by the coding sequence ATGTCTCGAAGAACAATTTCGGTCACTGATCCGATTCAGGATTACATACTGGATATGTCGCTTCGCGAGCATCCCGCCCTCTTGCAGCTTCGTGAGGCCACCGCAAGACTGGATGAGGCGAACATGCAGATCTCACCCGAGCAGGGTCAGTTCATGTCTCTGCTTGTTCGGCTCCTCGGAGCGAAACGAGCGCTGGAGGTCGGCGTCTTCACGGGCTACAGTGCCCTTGCCGTGGCGCTTTCACTTCCGCAAGACGGGATACTCGTCGCGTGCGATGTGAGCGAAGAGTGGACGTCCATCGGAAAGAAGTACTGGCAGGACGCTGGTGTCGACGGTCGAATTGATCTGCGTCTGGGTCCCGCCATGGAAACGCTGGAGGCACTTGTTGGGTCGGGCGCGGCCGGGACCTTCGATTTCGCGTTCATTGATGCGGACAAGTTGAACTACGATCGCTACTACGAATTGTGTCTGATGCTTGTCCGTGCGGGAGGGCTTGTAGTGATCGACAACGTGTTGTGGGACGGGAAGGTAGCGGATGCGGCTGTTGACGACGAGGAAACGGAGGCGATCCGACGATTGAACAGGAAGATCCACGCGGACGAGCGAGTTGATCACAGCCTGATTCCGGTGGCGGACGGATTGACGCTGGCGCGAAAACGGAATACGGCGATGTAG
- the pepE gene encoding dipeptidase PepE: MSRRLLLLSNSVSYGQGYLEHAEDAIRAFLGDGVNSIAFVPYAGVTISEDQYAAKVRAHFEPIGYAVVSVHEVDNPEDLVRSADAIAVGGGNTFRLLQQMTETGLLSVVRERVIAGVPYIGWSAGSNLACPTIRTTNDMPIVEPPSFAALHLIPFQINPHYLDAHPDKHQGETREQRLLEFVTLNPDTTVVGLREGSILRVEAERMRLLGDRTMRVFHGAAEPAELGPDEELSFMLNA; encoded by the coding sequence ATGTCCAGAAGACTTCTCCTTCTCAGCAATTCGGTCAGCTATGGCCAGGGCTATCTCGAGCATGCGGAGGACGCGATTCGCGCCTTCCTTGGCGACGGGGTTAACAGCATCGCGTTCGTACCGTACGCGGGCGTAACAATCAGCGAAGATCAATATGCGGCGAAGGTTCGCGCCCATTTTGAACCCATTGGCTACGCCGTTGTGTCCGTACATGAAGTCGATAATCCGGAGGATCTCGTTCGGTCCGCTGATGCGATCGCAGTCGGCGGCGGCAATACGTTTCGACTTCTGCAGCAGATGACTGAGACAGGACTTCTGTCCGTCGTCAGAGAGAGAGTGATCGCCGGTGTTCCGTACATAGGATGGAGCGCAGGATCAAACCTGGCATGTCCGACGATTCGAACCACGAACGATATGCCAATCGTGGAACCACCTTCATTCGCGGCCCTGCATCTGATTCCATTCCAGATAAACCCGCATTATCTCGATGCCCATCCCGACAAGCACCAGGGTGAAACACGCGAGCAGCGCCTCCTTGAATTCGTGACACTGAATCCGGATACGACAGTTGTCGGCCTCCGTGAAGGGAGCATCCTACGTGTCGAGGCCGAGCGAATGCGCCTCCTGGGTGACAGGACCATGCGTGTTTTCCACGGAGCGGCCGAGCCAGCGGAACTGGGACCGGATGAGGAATTGAGCTTCATGCTCAACGCCTGA
- a CDS encoding serine hydrolase, whose amino-acid sequence MRAFVASCFLSLICGAFSGVVHGQTPGRQAGDGGSEARLVLSEAVADTAFPGAVAVAGRGGEVLMTVAAGRYGIDDSRPVVDSTVYDLASVTKVVSMTTAIMLLVADGVLEIDGYVGSYLPRFGGGWKDSVTVRHLLTHTSGLPSWRPLYLEATDRREAIDSLYSTQLDTIPGVRYRYSDLGAITLGLVVESIVGRPLDEIMLKRVWRRLGMTSTGYVPDAHLLDHVAPTELDPVRGRIIRGEVHDENCWRLGGVSGHAGLFSNAPDLAVFAQWMLDLYHGRVLADHPLYVPREIVAEFTRRQDGPEGSTRALGWDTPSDSLSTAGTLMSRVSFGHTGFTGTSIWIDPANDLFVILLTNRVHPTRRSYKIGRVRGLLADAIVSELLSSEDPR is encoded by the coding sequence ATGAGAGCTTTCGTTGCGTCCTGCTTCCTGTCGCTGATCTGCGGGGCGTTTTCTGGTGTTGTGCACGGGCAGACGCCCGGCCGGCAGGCGGGGGACGGGGGCTCGGAGGCACGCCTGGTGCTGAGCGAGGCCGTGGCAGATACTGCGTTTCCGGGAGCCGTGGCGGTGGCCGGTCGAGGAGGGGAGGTCCTGATGACGGTAGCCGCGGGCCGGTACGGGATAGATGATTCGCGGCCTGTGGTAGACTCCACCGTGTACGATCTGGCCAGCGTCACGAAGGTGGTGAGCATGACGACGGCAATCATGCTACTTGTTGCCGACGGCGTGCTTGAGATTGACGGATACGTCGGCAGCTATCTTCCACGGTTCGGCGGTGGGTGGAAGGACTCCGTCACGGTCCGGCATCTTCTGACCCACACTTCGGGGTTGCCTTCCTGGCGTCCGCTTTACCTGGAGGCGACCGACCGTCGGGAGGCGATCGATTCGCTGTACTCGACGCAGCTTGACACCATTCCGGGAGTTCGGTATCGCTATTCTGATCTTGGGGCAATCACATTGGGGCTGGTGGTGGAGAGCATCGTTGGGCGGCCCCTGGATGAGATCATGCTCAAGCGGGTCTGGCGTCGACTCGGAATGACATCCACCGGCTACGTTCCTGATGCTCATCTGCTCGACCATGTTGCCCCGACGGAGTTGGACCCGGTGAGAGGCCGGATCATTCGAGGCGAGGTGCATGATGAGAACTGCTGGCGACTTGGCGGCGTCTCGGGTCACGCCGGTCTGTTCAGCAATGCGCCGGACCTGGCAGTGTTCGCACAATGGATGCTCGATCTATACCACGGCCGCGTGTTGGCGGACCACCCGTTGTACGTGCCGCGCGAGATCGTCGCGGAATTCACAAGAAGGCAGGATGGTCCGGAGGGATCTACCCGAGCATTGGGCTGGGACACGCCATCCGACAGCCTGAGTACCGCGGGGACGCTCATGTCGCGAGTGAGCTTCGGCCACACCGGATTCACGGGTACGAGTATCTGGATTGATCCCGCCAACGATCTTTTTGTTATCCTTCTGACCAATCGCGTGCATCCAACAAGGCGGAGCTACAAGATCGGACGGGTTCGAGGTTTACTCGCCGACGCGATTGTTTCAGAGTTGCTTTCAAGTGAAGACCCGAGATAG
- a CDS encoding sodium/solute symporter (Members of the Solute:Sodium Symporter (SSS), TC 2.A.21 as described in tcdb.org, catalyze solute:Na+ symport. Known solutes for members of the family include sugars, amino acids, nucleosides, inositols, vitamins, urea or anions, depending on the system.), which yields MSGLDILVMGLYFGAVIGIGVYFTRTQKDASDYFLGRHSIPWWAVMLSIVATETSALTVISIPGLGARTDLTFLQLPFGYLIGRVGVAIWLLPGYFRGDQQTAYERLENRFGMSTRRIASALFMVIRSLGDSVRVFATAIPLAIVTGWSIPASIVIVAVVTVAYTWAGGIKAVIWVDVMQMGLYVVAAIATIAVAASLAGGVDLVIERALDAGKLKVFDWSLSFSTTYTFAGGILGGALLSAASHGTDHLIVQRLLSTRALKDANKALIGSGILVIAQFAIFLLVGTFLWAVGAEDTSMSGDELFPRFVVDFLPSGVSGLVVAGILAAAMSTVSSSLNSLASATTHDFYASIRGRKDPEHLLVVGRWATVGWAFVLVGGALSFKSSDQPVVELALSIASITYGGLLGVYILGGVVRRARQFDAIIAISVATVFMVVVVLVKPPPFAELAWPWYVPLGTGVTVFTGAVSAYLLHRRRGVDPT from the coding sequence ATGAGCGGCCTGGACATCCTTGTAATGGGGCTCTACTTCGGCGCTGTGATCGGCATCGGGGTATACTTCACGCGTACACAGAAAGACGCGTCGGATTACTTCCTCGGGCGGCACAGCATCCCGTGGTGGGCGGTGATGTTGTCGATCGTCGCGACAGAGACGTCGGCGCTTACCGTCATTTCCATTCCGGGTCTTGGGGCGCGAACGGATCTCACGTTCTTGCAGCTCCCGTTCGGGTATCTCATTGGGAGAGTTGGTGTTGCGATCTGGCTGCTACCCGGTTATTTCCGGGGAGATCAACAGACGGCGTACGAGCGACTGGAAAACCGCTTCGGCATGAGCACACGCCGGATCGCGTCAGCGCTCTTCATGGTCATCCGGTCGTTGGGCGATAGTGTGCGGGTCTTTGCGACCGCAATCCCCCTGGCCATTGTCACCGGGTGGTCGATTCCGGCGAGCATTGTGATTGTAGCCGTAGTGACGGTGGCGTACACGTGGGCCGGCGGTATCAAGGCGGTGATCTGGGTCGACGTGATGCAGATGGGATTGTACGTTGTTGCCGCGATCGCGACCATTGCTGTTGCGGCCTCGTTGGCCGGCGGTGTGGACCTGGTCATAGAGCGGGCGCTCGATGCCGGCAAGCTGAAGGTGTTCGACTGGAGTCTGTCATTCAGTACCACATATACGTTTGCGGGCGGCATTCTCGGTGGTGCTCTTCTTTCGGCAGCGTCTCACGGGACGGACCATCTGATCGTTCAGCGGCTGTTGTCTACGCGTGCGCTGAAGGATGCGAACAAAGCGCTCATCGGTTCGGGTATTCTTGTCATCGCACAGTTCGCCATCTTCCTCCTGGTCGGGACCTTCCTGTGGGCGGTCGGCGCCGAGGATACCTCCATGTCGGGCGACGAGCTGTTCCCCCGCTTTGTCGTAGACTTCCTCCCGTCGGGTGTGTCGGGTCTCGTCGTCGCGGGTATTCTCGCTGCAGCCATGAGCACAGTCAGTTCGTCGCTCAACTCGCTCGCCTCTGCCACAACCCATGACTTCTACGCTTCGATTCGCGGCAGGAAGGATCCTGAGCATCTGCTCGTTGTGGGTCGTTGGGCGACGGTTGGATGGGCTTTCGTACTTGTTGGCGGCGCCCTGTCCTTCAAGTCATCCGATCAGCCGGTCGTCGAGCTTGCGTTGTCGATTGCCTCGATTACGTACGGCGGGTTGCTGGGCGTATATATCCTCGGGGGTGTAGTCCGCCGGGCGAGACAGTTTGATGCGATTATTGCCATCTCGGTCGCGACCGTGTTCATGGTGGTTGTCGTACTCGTCAAGCCGCCGCCTTTTGCAGAGCTTGCCTGGCCCTGGTACGTGCCTCTGGGCACAGGTGTGACCGTATTCACCGGTGCCGTTTCAGCCTATCTGTTGCATCGGAGACGCGGCGTCGACCCAACCTGA
- a CDS encoding ADP-ribosylglycohydrolase family protein, translated as MGEIGNPSSPSLADRFRGCLLGLATGDAVGTTLEFKSPGTFDPIDDMVGGGPFNLEPGQWTDDTSMALCLADSLLACGGVDPDDQMRRYVRWRDDGYRSSTGVCFDIGATVASALARYKMSRNPFSGSTDEFSAGNGSLMRLAPAALFHYAEPARAIESAAVCSRTTHGAPAAIDACRYFAGLLVGAVGGATRDDLLAPGHRPFNGPWAPGELDADVYEVAMGSFKRRNPPEIVGTGFVVRSLEAALWAFVRARDFRDGCLMAVNLGDDADTTGAIYGQLAGAYWGVNAIPSEWRDRLAFRDEITSIADALLAASTT; from the coding sequence ATGGGTGAGATAGGGAATCCATCGTCCCCATCACTCGCAGATCGCTTCCGGGGCTGCCTGCTGGGCCTCGCGACCGGCGATGCAGTAGGGACGACTCTCGAGTTCAAATCCCCCGGCACGTTCGATCCGATCGACGATATGGTGGGCGGAGGGCCTTTCAATCTCGAGCCAGGACAGTGGACAGACGACACCTCTATGGCCCTGTGCCTGGCAGACAGTCTTTTAGCGTGCGGGGGCGTTGATCCGGACGACCAGATGCGCCGATACGTTCGGTGGCGCGACGACGGGTACCGCAGCAGCACGGGCGTGTGTTTTGACATCGGTGCGACCGTTGCCTCGGCACTGGCCCGCTACAAGATGTCGCGGAATCCTTTCAGCGGTTCGACGGACGAGTTCTCTGCAGGCAACGGCTCACTGATGAGGCTCGCCCCGGCGGCGCTGTTCCACTATGCTGAACCCGCGCGTGCAATCGAATCTGCCGCAGTCTGCTCACGCACCACGCACGGTGCTCCGGCGGCGATAGATGCCTGCCGATATTTCGCGGGTTTGCTGGTCGGGGCTGTCGGGGGCGCGACACGCGACGACTTGCTCGCACCTGGCCACAGACCTTTCAACGGACCGTGGGCACCGGGCGAACTGGATGCAGATGTGTACGAGGTGGCCATGGGATCGTTCAAGCGACGGAATCCCCCTGAAATTGTCGGCACGGGATTCGTTGTTCGTTCGCTGGAGGCGGCGTTGTGGGCGTTCGTGCGAGCCCGCGATTTCCGAGACGGATGCCTGATGGCCGTCAATCTGGGTGACGATGCCGACACCACCGGCGCCATTTACGGTCAGCTGGCCGGAGCGTACTGGGGAGTGAATGCCATACCCTCGGAGTGGCGCGATCGTCTTGCCTTCCGCGACGAAATCACGTCCATCGCTGACGCGCTACTGGCGGCCAGTACGACGTGA
- the ppk2 gene encoding polyphosphate kinase 2, which translates to MRKEDASRSKYDQVGQSHEQPLTKKLYRRELRRLQLELDKLQHWVHHRGLRVVIIFEGRDAAGKGGTIKRLTAALNPRIVRVVALPKPTEREMTQWYFQRYMPHLPAAGEIVIFDRSWYNRAGVERVMGFCTEPEYLEFLRSCPDLERMLVRSGIKLLKYWFSVSAEEQERRFRARIEDRTKRWKLSDIDLSSRERWYDYSQAKDQMFLYTDTMEAPWFVVNADHKKKARLNCIRHFLSQIPYQELEQEEIELPARQQDTGYQRPSQDLQKFVPEIF; encoded by the coding sequence ATGCGAAAGGAAGACGCGTCCCGGTCGAAATATGACCAGGTTGGTCAGTCGCACGAGCAGCCGCTCACAAAGAAGCTCTACAGACGCGAACTCCGTCGGCTACAGCTGGAGCTGGACAAGCTGCAGCACTGGGTTCATCACCGCGGCCTGAGGGTGGTCATTATTTTTGAGGGTCGTGATGCGGCGGGTAAGGGTGGAACCATCAAACGGCTTACGGCGGCCCTGAATCCGAGGATTGTACGCGTCGTGGCGCTGCCCAAGCCCACCGAGCGCGAAATGACCCAGTGGTATTTCCAACGCTACATGCCGCATTTGCCGGCGGCCGGCGAGATCGTGATCTTCGATCGCAGCTGGTACAACCGAGCGGGTGTGGAGAGGGTAATGGGCTTCTGCACAGAACCGGAGTATCTGGAGTTTCTGAGATCGTGTCCGGACCTCGAGCGAATGCTTGTTCGGTCTGGCATCAAGTTGCTCAAGTACTGGTTCTCCGTGTCGGCGGAGGAGCAGGAGCGCCGGTTCAGGGCACGGATCGAGGATCGGACCAAGCGGTGGAAGCTCAGCGACATCGACCTTTCCTCGCGGGAACGGTGGTACGACTACTCGCAGGCGAAGGACCAGATGTTCCTGTACACCGACACGATGGAGGCTCCCTGGTTTGTTGTAAACGCCGATCACAAGAAAAAGGCGCGTCTCAACTGCATCAGGCACTTTCTTTCGCAGATTCCCTACCAGGAACTCGAGCAGGAGGAGATCGAATTACCGGCCAGGCAGCAAGATACCGGGTATCAACGCCCAAGTCAGGATCTCCAGAAATTCGTTCCGGAGATCTTCTGA